A genomic region of Candidatus Dormiibacterota bacterium contains the following coding sequences:
- a CDS encoding PIG-L deacetylase family protein codes for MVIDPPAPASLLVVMAHPDDAEFSAGGTVARWTSAGTRVAYCVCTDGDKGTSDPGRDPRAVAEERIAEQRAAAAVLGVEEVVFLGHPDGVLQVSLELRRDIVRVIRRVRPEAVLTSDPTRRFGPGYINHPDHRAAGEVTLDAVYPSARDPLVFPELVEEGLAPHKVTQVFLSGPIEPTCLVDISGTLERKLDALRQHRSQITEDRLRELVPRRAADVGAPHGLAAAEAFHHIILG; via the coding sequence GTGGTCATCGATCCCCCGGCGCCCGCGTCCCTGCTGGTGGTGATGGCGCACCCCGACGACGCCGAGTTCTCCGCCGGCGGCACCGTGGCACGCTGGACGAGCGCCGGCACCCGGGTGGCCTACTGCGTCTGCACCGACGGCGACAAGGGCACCTCCGACCCCGGCCGTGACCCCCGCGCGGTGGCCGAGGAGCGGATCGCCGAGCAGCGCGCCGCCGCGGCGGTCCTGGGGGTCGAGGAGGTCGTCTTCCTCGGCCATCCCGACGGCGTCCTCCAGGTCAGCCTGGAGTTGCGCCGCGACATCGTGCGGGTGATCCGGAGGGTGCGGCCGGAGGCGGTGCTCACCTCCGACCCCACCCGCCGCTTCGGCCCGGGGTACATCAACCACCCCGACCACCGCGCCGCCGGGGAGGTCACCCTCGACGCCGTCTACCCCTCGGCGCGCGACCCGCTGGTGTTCCCCGAGCTGGTGGAGGAGGGGCTGGCGCCGCACAAGGTCACCCAGGTCTTCCTCTCCGGCCCGATCGAGCCCACCTGCCTGGTGGACATCTCCGGCACCCTCGAGCGGAAGCTCGACGCGCTCCGCCAGCACCGCAGCCAGATCACCGAGGACCGCCTCCGCGAGCTGGTCCCGCGCCGCGCCGCCGACGTGGGCGCGCCCCATGGCCTGGCCGCGGCCGAGGCCTTCCACCACATCATCCTGGGGTGA
- a CDS encoding molybdenum cofactor guanylyltransferase yields the protein MSAPGAAAPPAVTLLLLTGGGSRRMGRDKASMVVDGRPLGMRPVEALRDLVEEVVVAGHPVPGLTGRVVTDTVSGAGPLGGVVAGLAAVRTPLAVVVACDMPTLVPAVVELLLDRLAGDPRLLAACCAGRHGVEPLPLALRQAAGLPLGVALARGERALRTALAGPGLGIVEEAAWRAVDPEGRCFANWNRPEEVGGGAIR from the coding sequence GTGAGCGCGCCCGGCGCCGCGGCGCCGCCGGCGGTGACGCTGCTGCTGCTCACCGGCGGCGGCAGCCGGCGGATGGGCCGGGACAAGGCGAGCATGGTGGTGGACGGCCGGCCGCTGGGGATGCGTCCGGTGGAGGCGCTGCGCGACCTCGTCGAGGAGGTGGTGGTGGCCGGCCACCCGGTGCCCGGGCTGACCGGCCGGGTGGTGACGGACACCGTCTCCGGTGCCGGGCCCCTCGGCGGGGTGGTCGCCGGGCTGGCGGCGGTCCGCACCCCGCTGGCGGTGGTGGTGGCCTGCGACATGCCCACGCTGGTCCCCGCCGTGGTCGAGCTGCTCCTCGACCGGCTCGCCGGAGACCCCCGGTTGCTCGCCGCCTGCTGTGCGGGGCGTCACGGGGTGGAGCCGCTGCCGCTTGCGCTCAGGCAGGCGGCGGGGCTGCCGCTCGGGGTGGCGCTGGCCCGGGGCGAGCGGGCGCTGCGGACCGCGCTGGCCGGCCCCGGTCTGGGGATCGTCGAGGAGGCGGCCTGGCGCGCGGTCGACCCCGAGGGCCGCTGCTTCGCCAACTGGAACCGCCCCGAGGAGGTGGGCGGCGGCGCCATCCGTTGA
- a CDS encoding SDR family NAD(P)-dependent oxidoreductase gives MFELTGKVALVTGGSRGLGRADCLALARAGADVVVTDILIESDPDIQRSAERAQSALAQLFTSQNVVYAERTSEEIRAMGRRSAAIKMDVTDREQVRTVFEQVVAEFGSLDILVNNAATLDHVAQIEAQSDELWDRDVSVNLTGAYNCTKAAFTHMRQAGGGRIVYMSSVAGSLGGFGQASYAATKSAMVGLARTTALEGARYGITANVVAPGIIATEAFKMGNPKMNDRMVLRTAMRAPGEPEDVAHAIVFLCSPEARYVTGQVLHVAGGIDLFTF, from the coding sequence ATGTTCGAGCTCACGGGCAAGGTCGCGTTGGTCACCGGCGGCTCGCGCGGGCTTGGCCGTGCCGACTGCCTGGCGCTGGCGAGGGCGGGCGCGGACGTCGTCGTCACCGACATCCTCATCGAGAGCGACCCCGACATCCAGCGGTCGGCGGAGCGGGCGCAGTCGGCGCTCGCCCAGCTGTTCACCTCGCAGAACGTCGTCTACGCGGAGCGCACCAGCGAGGAGATCCGCGCCATGGGGCGGCGCTCGGCGGCGATCAAGATGGACGTCACCGACCGCGAGCAGGTGCGCACCGTCTTCGAGCAGGTGGTCGCCGAGTTCGGCTCGCTGGACATCCTGGTCAACAACGCCGCCACCCTCGACCACGTCGCCCAGATCGAGGCCCAGTCCGACGAGCTCTGGGACCGCGACGTCAGCGTCAACCTCACCGGCGCCTACAACTGCACCAAGGCGGCCTTCACCCACATGCGCCAGGCGGGCGGCGGCCGGATCGTCTACATGTCCTCGGTGGCGGGCAGCCTCGGTGGCTTCGGCCAGGCGTCGTACGCCGCCACCAAGTCGGCGATGGTCGGCCTGGCCCGCACCACCGCTCTCGAGGGCGCCCGCTACGGCATCACCGCCAACGTGGTGGCGCCGGGGATCATCGCCACCGAGGCCTTCAAGATGGGCAATCCCAAGATGAACGACCGGATGGTGCTGCGCACCGCGATGCGGGCGCCCGGCGAGCCCGAGGACGTCGCCCACGCGATCGTGTTCCTCTGCTCGCCCGAGGCCCGCTACGTCACCGGCCAGGTGCTCCACGTCGCCGGCGGCATCGACCTCTTCACCTTCTGA
- a CDS encoding enoyl-CoA hydratase-related protein, whose protein sequence is MSGSPDAPPMVAVERDGAVAVVRMNRPKANAISPGLIDAIAGAIEALGEDPSVRCIVIASAIERFFMAGADIGMMAGGGMGIDGDGPSFLERFSIPERVAKPVIAAIGGHALGGGCELALCCDYRLMVDDGRSTIGLTETSLGIIPGAGGTQRLPRLVGRARGLHMIMEASRLRAPEALAIGLVDAALPPEGFEAAVMEKARSLAGMATRALGLAKRAVLEGLDRPVDEGLRAEMRGFLEVLQTADAAEGLQAFLGKRPAEFRGE, encoded by the coding sequence ATGAGCGGCTCCCCGGACGCCCCGCCGATGGTCGCGGTCGAGCGCGACGGCGCCGTCGCCGTGGTCCGCATGAACCGGCCCAAGGCGAACGCGATCTCGCCCGGACTGATCGACGCCATCGCCGGCGCGATCGAGGCGCTGGGCGAGGACCCGTCGGTCCGATGCATCGTGATCGCCAGCGCCATCGAGCGCTTCTTCATGGCGGGAGCGGACATCGGGATGATGGCCGGCGGCGGCATGGGGATCGACGGCGACGGCCCCTCCTTCCTCGAGCGCTTCAGCATCCCCGAGCGGGTCGCCAAGCCGGTGATCGCGGCGATCGGCGGCCACGCCCTCGGCGGCGGCTGCGAGCTGGCGCTCTGCTGCGACTACCGCCTCATGGTCGATGACGGACGCAGCACCATCGGGCTGACCGAGACCTCGCTGGGGATCATCCCCGGGGCCGGGGGGACCCAGCGGCTGCCCCGCCTGGTGGGACGCGCCCGCGGGCTGCACATGATCATGGAGGCCAGCCGGCTGCGCGCCCCCGAGGCGCTGGCGATCGGCCTGGTCGATGCCGCCCTGCCCCCGGAGGGCTTCGAGGCGGCGGTGATGGAGAAGGCGCGCTCCCTCGCCGGGATGGCGACGCGTGCGCTCGGGCTGGCCAAGCGCGCGGTGCTCGAGGGCCTCGACCGCCCCGTCGACGAGGGGCTGCGCGCCGAGATGCGCGGCTTCCTCGAGGTCCTCCAGACCGCCGACGCCGCCGAGGGCCTCCAGGCGTTCCTCGGCAAGCGGCCGGCCGAGTTCCGGGGGGAGTAG
- a CDS encoding MaoC/PaaZ C-terminal domain-containing protein, whose translation MSAESEGPVLTVEVGDLMTPLSRRVTQDQINAYAEASGDHNPIHVNEEFARMVGLPGTIAHGMLDLGILTDAVARWAGGSDRVAAIGCRFSKPLLPGDTITCTGAVVEVDEEAGTAVLSLEAVSDRGERVLTNGRAEIRLGPPRS comes from the coding sequence GTGAGCGCAGAGAGCGAAGGCCCCGTGCTCACCGTGGAGGTCGGCGACCTGATGACCCCGCTCAGCCGCCGGGTGACCCAGGACCAGATCAACGCGTACGCGGAGGCGTCGGGCGACCACAACCCCATCCACGTGAACGAGGAGTTCGCGCGGATGGTGGGCCTGCCCGGCACCATCGCCCACGGCATGCTCGACCTCGGCATCCTCACCGACGCCGTCGCCCGCTGGGCGGGTGGCAGCGATCGCGTCGCCGCGATCGGCTGCCGGTTCAGCAAGCCCCTTCTTCCCGGCGACACCATCACCTGCACCGGCGCCGTGGTCGAGGTGGACGAGGAGGCCGGCACCGCCGTGCTCTCGCTCGAGGCCGTCTCCGACCGCGGCGAGCGCGTGCTCACCAACGGGCGGGCCGAGATCCGGCTCGGTCCACCGAGGTCCTGA
- a CDS encoding acyl-CoA dehydrogenase family protein, whose product MALDFSLTSEQEEVRALVREFAVKEMRPVADHYDEHEETPWEVMRKAHEIGIGPAAMFPTQYGGGGLDRITELILAEELTFGDAGMAISILASGLAGAGIIAMGTEEQKERYISQLCDPKTLRIAAMGLTEPDSGSDSLALRTTATRVDGGYLLNGTKQFCTNGGIADLQVAFATTDRSAGPAGITGFVIEKDNPGMRQGRKERKLGVRASHTAQVIFEDCFVPDDARLGFDRDGKATGPGAIGAMLMLEATRPAVAIGAIGIARAAFEFARDYSLEREQFGKPIARHEAIAFKLADMATEIDAARLLAWRAGWMAENGIPMGRGEGSMAKLFAGDMAMRVTVDAVQILGGYGYIKEYPVERFMRDAKIYQIWEGTAEIQRLVISRYVLGERRAAGRSRLAAAS is encoded by the coding sequence ATGGCACTCGACTTCAGCCTCACCTCCGAGCAGGAGGAGGTCCGCGCCCTGGTGCGCGAGTTCGCCGTCAAGGAGATGCGGCCCGTCGCCGATCACTACGACGAGCACGAGGAGACCCCCTGGGAGGTCATGCGCAAGGCCCACGAGATCGGCATCGGCCCGGCGGCGATGTTCCCCACCCAGTACGGCGGCGGAGGCCTCGACCGGATCACCGAGCTGATCCTCGCCGAGGAGCTCACCTTCGGCGACGCCGGGATGGCGATCTCGATCCTCGCCAGCGGCCTCGCCGGCGCCGGGATCATCGCCATGGGGACCGAGGAGCAGAAGGAGCGCTACATCTCCCAGCTCTGCGACCCCAAGACCCTGAGGATCGCGGCGATGGGCCTGACCGAGCCGGACTCGGGCTCGGACTCGCTGGCGCTGCGCACCACCGCCACCCGGGTCGACGGCGGCTACCTGCTCAACGGCACCAAGCAGTTCTGCACCAACGGCGGCATCGCCGACCTCCAGGTCGCATTCGCCACCACCGACCGCAGCGCCGGCCCGGCGGGTATCACCGGCTTCGTCATCGAGAAGGACAACCCCGGGATGCGCCAGGGCCGCAAGGAGCGCAAGCTCGGGGTCCGCGCCTCCCACACCGCCCAGGTCATCTTCGAGGACTGCTTCGTCCCCGACGATGCCCGGCTGGGCTTCGACAGGGACGGCAAGGCCACCGGGCCGGGGGCGATCGGCGCGATGCTGATGCTCGAGGCCACCCGGCCGGCGGTCGCCATCGGCGCCATCGGCATCGCCCGCGCCGCCTTCGAGTTCGCCCGCGACTACTCGCTGGAGCGCGAGCAGTTCGGCAAGCCGATCGCCAGGCACGAGGCGATCGCCTTCAAGCTCGCCGACATGGCCACCGAGATCGACGCCGCCCGGCTGCTCGCCTGGCGCGCCGGCTGGATGGCTGAGAACGGGATCCCCATGGGCCGCGGCGAGGGCTCGATGGCCAAGCTCTTCGCCGGCGACATGGCGATGCGGGTCACCGTCGACGCCGTCCAGATCCTCGGCGGCTACGGGTACATCAAGGAGTACCCGGTCGAGCGGTTCATGCGCGACGCCAAGATCTACCAGATCTGGGAGGGCACCGCCGAGATCCAGCGCCTGGTGATCAGCCGCTACGTCCTCGGCGAGCGCCGTGCCGCGGGGAGGTCGAGGCTGGCAGCGGCCAGCTGA
- a CDS encoding PaaI family thioesterase — protein sequence MLDEISPTRVTARLTVDEHHLQPFGIVHGGVYAAIAEAIASIGASVNASSRVPGTAVVGLDNHTSFLRATRMGTVIHAEALPRQAGRRTQSWDVTMRDPDGRELAVSRVRLLVQPMSDLPHGPTKPA from the coding sequence GTGCTGGACGAGATCAGCCCCACCCGGGTGACCGCGCGCCTCACCGTCGACGAGCACCACCTTCAGCCCTTCGGCATCGTGCACGGCGGCGTCTATGCGGCCATCGCCGAGGCGATCGCCAGCATCGGGGCCTCGGTCAACGCCTCCAGCCGCGTCCCCGGCACCGCGGTGGTCGGCCTCGACAACCACACCTCCTTCCTGCGGGCCACCCGGATGGGCACCGTGATCCACGCCGAGGCCCTCCCCCGCCAGGCCGGCCGCCGCACCCAGAGCTGGGACGTGACCATGCGCGACCCCGACGGTCGTGAGCTCGCCGTCTCCCGGGTCCGGCTCCTGGTGCAGCCGATGTCGGATCTGCCCCATGGACCGACGAAGCCGGCGTAG
- a CDS encoding MaoC family dehydratase N-terminal domain-containing protein: MPDPSHAGRVYRAPGQVVEAERARAFAEAIAGDGAVVEPDAVPPTFAAVYCLFPTLGQVFGDPELGLDLAGLIHGEQRFSFHEPVRPGDVVDSQARIASVQEKRGMTFIDVELEAARDGHTVCSGRALLIMRGAPS; the protein is encoded by the coding sequence ATGCCTGATCCCAGCCATGCCGGCCGCGTGTACCGGGCACCCGGCCAGGTGGTGGAGGCGGAGCGCGCCCGCGCCTTCGCCGAGGCCATCGCCGGCGACGGCGCCGTCGTCGAGCCCGACGCGGTACCGCCCACCTTCGCCGCCGTCTACTGCCTGTTCCCCACCCTCGGACAGGTCTTCGGCGACCCCGAGCTGGGCCTCGACCTCGCCGGGCTGATCCACGGCGAGCAGCGGTTCAGCTTCCACGAGCCGGTGCGGCCGGGCGACGTGGTCGACAGCCAGGCGCGGATCGCCTCGGTGCAGGAGAAGCGGGGCATGACCTTCATCGACGTCGAGCTCGAGGCCGCCCGCGACGGGCACACCGTCTGCAGCGGCCGCGCCCTGCTGATCATGCGGGGGGCGCCGTCGTGA
- a CDS encoding CHAP domain-containing protein produces the protein MRAEVDGSAARVGATVVRPPLPVIDNERPAQTVRVSSGDNLQSLAASFHADAGAMRWANGLVDQAQPRPDTPLLLPPGPGALVQAQPGELPSHLASRLRLDPRVILDYNSLHSDSPLPTNTWIQVPAAAAPAGAVPSSAVVPLPTGVPGVPSSQASHGVNPKFPWGQCTYYVSTRRSVPWNGDAWTWFSNARAYGRPEGKVPVQGAIAVMWGSWYGHVAYVERVNPDGSFVVSEMNVKGVGVRDERTMTVNSIPLIGFIY, from the coding sequence GTGAGGGCGGAGGTCGATGGCAGCGCCGCCCGGGTCGGAGCCACGGTGGTCCGTCCTCCGCTCCCCGTGATCGACAACGAGCGGCCGGCGCAGACCGTGAGGGTGTCCTCGGGCGACAACCTGCAGAGCCTGGCCGCATCCTTTCACGCCGACGCCGGCGCGATGCGGTGGGCCAACGGCCTGGTCGACCAGGCCCAGCCCCGGCCCGACACCCCGCTGCTGCTCCCTCCCGGGCCCGGCGCGCTGGTGCAGGCGCAGCCCGGCGAGCTGCCCAGCCACCTCGCCAGCCGGCTCCGCCTCGACCCGCGGGTGATCCTCGACTACAACAGCCTCCACAGCGACAGCCCGCTGCCGACCAACACCTGGATCCAGGTGCCGGCGGCCGCGGCGCCGGCGGGCGCGGTGCCCTCCAGCGCGGTGGTGCCGCTGCCCACCGGGGTGCCTGGGGTGCCGAGCTCGCAGGCGTCGCACGGCGTCAACCCGAAGTTCCCGTGGGGGCAGTGCACCTACTACGTGTCGACCAGGCGCAGCGTGCCCTGGAACGGCGACGCCTGGACCTGGTTCAGCAACGCCCGTGCCTATGGCAGGCCCGAGGGCAAGGTGCCGGTGCAGGGCGCGATCGCGGTGATGTGGGGCAGCTGGTACGGCCACGTCGCCTACGTCGAGCGGGTCAACCCGGACGGCAGCTTCGTCGTCTCGGAGATGAACGTGAAGGGCGTGGGGGTGCGCGACGAACGCACCATGACGGTGAACAGCATCCCCCTCATCGGCTTCATCTACTGA